In one window of Desulfonatronum thioautotrophicum DNA:
- a CDS encoding insulinase family protein gives MHQDFTLLKETFITEIQSQARLYRHDRTGARVLSLVNDDENKVFGISFRTPPADSTGVAHILEHSVLCGSRKYPVKEPFVELLKGSLQTFLNAFTYPDKTCYPVASQNTTDFYNLIDVYLDAVFHPRLTPEVFGQEGWHYEVDADGALSIQGVVYNEMKGAYASPDGLLAEYSQQSLFPDTTYGLDSGGNPKHIPDLTFEDFCAFHRRYYHPSNSFIFFSGDDDPDRRLAVISDALGEFDLLEMESHVQVQPRFAAPCRRTRGYPVSAGESVERQAMVTLNWVVGDVLDARESMAWQILEYLLVEMPSSPLRKALIDSGLGDDLAGVGLEAELRQLYFSTGLRGMRAEDADRVEELIRTTLETLVRDGIPKDLVEAALNSTEFRLRERNSGRFPRGLASMLQALTSWLHDGDPMVELAFEADLDALKTELASGRPIFEAMIQNGLLNNPHHSRVVLVPDSDLEVKILQDEQERLVAARARLDQNGLEAIRLQTAKLKAWQETPDAQEDLATIPCLTRDDLSRANKPIPREVLEWNGTRVLFHDQFTNRIVHVEIGFDLRNLPRNDVAYAALLGKALVEIGTEKQDYAALATRISRKTGGIWPELFTSSKLNAAPEDPAAWLFLRGKAMDHQFEELLDIFSDLLLHPALDDQRRFRQLLLEEKAGFERMLVPRGHTLVNTRLRSGFTLADWAGEQMGGISYLFFLRELAQRVDTDWENVQARMRAVLERLLQTKALVLNVTTEQEILTAQEPKLRSFLAVLPSSTSDALGSSDWATEPNPEWEALTIPAPVNYVGKGCRIPNSLPCSLGALMVVTRYLRTAWLWEQIRVKGGAYGAFCIFDALSNGLTMVSYRDPNILKTLKAFDAAADYLRTAAIPDEELNKAVVGAIGDLDAHLLPDAKGHVSLRRFLTNQDDVFRQRVREEILVCSAKDFRAVADILDAFAAQGSVVAMGGRTALEQVGADLLPKIRTTSVL, from the coding sequence ATGCACCAGGATTTTACGTTACTCAAGGAAACCTTCATCACCGAAATCCAGTCTCAAGCCCGGCTGTATCGTCATGACCGCACCGGAGCCCGAGTGCTGTCCCTGGTCAACGATGACGAGAACAAGGTCTTCGGCATCAGCTTTCGCACCCCTCCGGCGGATTCCACGGGCGTCGCGCACATCCTGGAGCACTCCGTGCTCTGCGGATCACGCAAATACCCGGTCAAGGAACCCTTCGTCGAGCTGCTGAAAGGATCACTGCAAACGTTCCTGAATGCCTTCACTTATCCGGACAAAACCTGTTATCCGGTCGCCAGTCAAAACACCACGGATTTTTACAACCTGATCGATGTCTACCTCGATGCCGTGTTTCATCCCCGGCTGACCCCGGAGGTTTTCGGCCAGGAGGGCTGGCACTATGAGGTTGATGCAGACGGCGCCCTGTCCATCCAGGGGGTGGTCTACAACGAAATGAAAGGGGCTTACGCTTCCCCAGATGGACTTCTGGCCGAGTACTCCCAGCAGTCTCTTTTCCCGGATACCACCTATGGCCTGGATTCCGGGGGCAATCCAAAACACATCCCTGATCTGACCTTTGAAGATTTCTGCGCGTTCCACCGCCGCTACTACCACCCCTCCAACTCCTTTATCTTCTTTTCCGGCGACGACGACCCCGATCGCCGCCTCGCCGTAATCAGCGATGCCCTCGGCGAATTCGACCTCCTGGAGATGGAATCACACGTTCAGGTCCAACCCCGCTTTGCCGCACCGTGCCGCCGCACGCGGGGCTATCCCGTCAGTGCCGGGGAATCTGTGGAGCGGCAAGCCATGGTCACCCTGAACTGGGTCGTGGGCGACGTTCTGGATGCCCGCGAAAGCATGGCCTGGCAAATCCTGGAATACCTGCTGGTGGAGATGCCCTCCTCCCCGTTACGCAAGGCATTGATCGATTCCGGGCTGGGCGACGATCTGGCTGGAGTGGGCCTGGAGGCCGAACTGCGCCAGCTCTATTTTTCCACGGGACTGCGAGGGATGCGCGCGGAAGACGCCGACCGTGTCGAGGAGTTGATCAGAACGACACTGGAAACCCTGGTCAGAGACGGCATCCCCAAAGACCTGGTGGAAGCGGCCCTGAACAGCACCGAGTTCCGTTTGCGCGAGCGCAACAGCGGACGGTTCCCCAGGGGATTGGCCTCCATGCTCCAGGCATTGACGTCCTGGCTGCACGACGGCGACCCGATGGTTGAATTGGCGTTTGAGGCCGACTTGGATGCGCTGAAGACCGAACTGGCTTCCGGAAGGCCGATATTTGAAGCCATGATCCAGAATGGCCTGCTGAACAATCCGCACCACAGCCGGGTGGTCCTGGTGCCTGACAGCGACCTGGAAGTCAAAATACTCCAGGACGAGCAGGAGCGGCTGGTCGCGGCGCGGGCCCGGCTGGATCAAAACGGATTGGAAGCAATCCGTCTCCAAACCGCCAAACTGAAGGCCTGGCAGGAAACCCCGGACGCGCAGGAAGATCTGGCCACCATCCCTTGCCTCACCCGTGACGACCTGAGTCGCGCCAACAAGCCGATCCCTCGGGAGGTCCTGGAGTGGAACGGGACACGGGTCCTGTTTCACGACCAGTTCACCAACCGGATCGTTCATGTTGAAATCGGGTTTGATCTGCGCAACCTGCCCAGGAACGACGTTGCATATGCCGCTCTTCTGGGCAAGGCCCTGGTGGAAATCGGCACGGAAAAACAAGACTATGCCGCCTTGGCCACCCGCATCAGCCGGAAAACCGGCGGCATTTGGCCGGAGTTGTTCACCTCCTCGAAGCTGAACGCAGCTCCGGAAGATCCCGCGGCATGGCTTTTTTTGCGCGGCAAAGCCATGGACCATCAATTCGAGGAGTTGTTGGACATTTTCAGCGATCTGCTCCTGCATCCAGCCCTGGACGACCAACGCCGCTTTCGTCAGCTTCTGCTTGAAGAAAAAGCCGGCTTTGAACGGATGCTGGTTCCCCGCGGCCATACCCTGGTAAACACCAGACTGCGTTCCGGCTTCACCCTTGCGGACTGGGCCGGTGAGCAGATGGGCGGCATCTCCTACCTGTTCTTTCTCCGGGAACTGGCCCAGCGCGTGGACACGGATTGGGAAAACGTCCAGGCCCGAATGCGGGCGGTTCTGGAGCGACTGTTGCAAACCAAGGCTCTGGTCCTGAACGTGACCACGGAGCAGGAAATCCTCACCGCACAGGAGCCGAAACTGCGGTCCTTTCTCGCTGTTCTGCCATCGTCCACCTCCGATGCCTTGGGTTCATCCGACTGGGCAACTGAACCGAACCCGGAGTGGGAAGCGCTGACCATTCCGGCGCCGGTGAACTACGTGGGCAAGGGATGTCGTATTCCCAACAGCCTCCCATGCTCCCTCGGAGCACTGATGGTCGTTACCCGCTACCTGCGCACGGCCTGGCTGTGGGAGCAAATCCGGGTCAAGGGGGGCGCTTATGGTGCATTCTGCATTTTCGACGCCCTAAGCAACGGGCTGACCATGGTTTCCTACCGAGATCCCAACATCCTCAAAACCCTGAAGGCGTTTGACGCAGCGGCCGATTATCTGCGCACCGCCGCCATCCCGGATGAGGAGCTGAACAAGGCCGTGGTCGGGGCCATCGGTGATCTGGACGCCCATCTGCTCCCGGATGCCAAGGGGCATGTCTCACTGCGCCGATTCCTGACCAATCAGGACGATGTCTTTCGGCAGCGGGTCCGGGAGGAGATTTTAGTCTGCTCAGCAAAGGATTTTCGAGCTGTCGCCGACATCTTGGATGCGTTCGCGGCACAGGGAAGCGTTGTGGCCATGGGGGGTCGCACAGCCCTGGAACAGGTCGGCGCGGACCTCCTGCCCAAGATCCGCACAACCAGTGTCCTCTGA
- a CDS encoding adenylate kinase: MNILMFGPNGSGKGTQGSLIKGKYSLAHIESGGIFREHIGKGTELGKKAKEYIDRGDLVPDDVTIPMVLETLKTQGKDGWLLDGFPRNMVQAQKLWEALQQAGMALDYVVEILLPRETAKNRIMGRRLCVNDPNHPNNIFIDAIKPNGDKCRVCGGDLKTRADDQDEAAINKRHDIYYDTTTGTLAAAYFYKDLAAKGQTKYIELNGEGSIDSIKETLLSQLP, from the coding sequence ATGAATATTTTGATGTTTGGTCCCAACGGCAGCGGTAAGGGCACTCAGGGTTCCCTGATCAAAGGCAAGTATAGTCTGGCGCACATTGAATCCGGCGGCATTTTCCGGGAGCACATCGGAAAAGGCACGGAATTGGGGAAGAAGGCCAAGGAGTATATCGACCGTGGCGATCTGGTTCCCGATGATGTAACCATTCCCATGGTTCTGGAGACCTTGAAGACCCAGGGCAAGGACGGGTGGCTGCTGGACGGCTTTCCCCGCAACATGGTGCAGGCCCAGAAGCTTTGGGAGGCCCTGCAACAGGCCGGAATGGCACTGGATTATGTCGTGGAAATCCTGCTGCCCCGGGAAACGGCCAAGAACCGGATCATGGGCCGTCGGCTCTGCGTCAATGACCCCAACCATCCCAACAATATCTTTATCGACGCCATCAAGCCCAACGGGGACAAGTGTCGGGTCTGCGGCGGGGATCTGAAAACCCGGGCCGACGATCAGGACGAGGCCGCCATCAACAAACGCCACGACATCTATTACGACACCACTACCGGTACGCTTGCCGCTGCCTACTTCTATAAGGATCTGGCTGCCAAGGGACAGACCAAGTATATTGAACTCAATGGGGAAGGCAGCATTGATTCCATCAAGGAAACGCTGCTGTCTCAATTGCCGTAA
- a CDS encoding menaquinone biosynthesis protein, translating to MLRIGRIDYLNVWPLFEGIQHRLEPGILNRTRMTVGHPADLNVALAEGKLDVAPSSSFEYLLRANNYALLPDLTISSDGPVRSVLLACPFPFSEMPKHAASGLRVGLSTASTSSVALLRILWRFHWGWPEPEWVTQDPGQGPEIGIPFLEIGDHALRLHCNPPPGWHLADLGQEWKSFTRLPFVFGVWMVRRDLSPEAAGLLVPFAEALYTGAREFQRDPCTLAARAQRPDWLTLKHLQDYWQCIRYAFGPREQAGLVLFGDYVRKLGMISAVPGLTWSRPTAYDDAMVA from the coding sequence ATGTTGCGTATCGGACGGATCGATTATCTGAACGTCTGGCCGCTTTTTGAGGGAATTCAGCACCGGCTGGAACCGGGAATTCTGAACCGGACACGGATGACGGTGGGCCACCCCGCGGACCTGAACGTGGCTCTGGCCGAGGGTAAGCTGGACGTCGCACCGTCATCCTCTTTTGAATATCTCTTGCGGGCGAACAACTATGCGTTGTTGCCGGATTTGACCATCAGTTCTGATGGTCCGGTCCGTAGCGTGCTTCTGGCTTGTCCCTTTCCGTTTTCGGAAATGCCCAAACATGCAGCTTCCGGTTTGCGTGTGGGACTCTCCACGGCCTCGACCAGTTCCGTGGCCCTGTTGCGCATCTTGTGGCGCTTTCACTGGGGCTGGCCAGAGCCGGAATGGGTGACGCAGGATCCCGGGCAAGGACCCGAAATCGGGATCCCTTTTTTGGAAATCGGGGATCATGCCCTGCGGTTGCACTGCAACCCGCCTCCCGGCTGGCATCTGGCCGATCTTGGCCAGGAGTGGAAAAGTTTCACCCGCCTGCCGTTCGTATTTGGAGTCTGGATGGTCCGGCGTGATCTTTCGCCAGAGGCGGCTGGACTGCTTGTCCCGTTCGCCGAGGCCTTATACACGGGAGCAAGGGAATTTCAGCGTGACCCCTGCACCTTGGCCGCCAGGGCACAGCGGCCGGATTGGTTAACTCTGAAACATTTGCAAGATTATTGGCAATGCATTCGTTACGCATTTGGTCCAAGGGAACAGGCCGGACTGGTACTGTTTGGGGATTATGTGCGGAAGCTGGGGATGATTTCAGCGGTTCCCGGACTGACCTGGAGCCGCCCCACAGCATATGATGACGCCATGGTTGCTTGA
- a CDS encoding type I restriction endonuclease subunit R, with protein sequence MTPTPYTEDTLVQETTAEFMDQELGWKSVYAYNKEDFGPDSLLGRASDREVVLVRTLRGKLVELNQGLPDVAYDEAVRQITTISAAQSLLATNREKHNLLRDGVQVGFRNAKGELERRRLRLFDFNNPLNNDFLCVRELWVRGDLYRRRADIVGFVNGLPLLFMECKNVYKDLQTAYERNYKDYLDTIPHLFHHNVLIVLGNGIEARLGSLGSPYKFFHDWKRLDEDEPDVVDMATLLKGICAKANFIDLVENFILFDESAGQARKILARNHQFLGVNRAVQAVRDREARNGKLGVFWHTQGAGKSYSMVFFTRKVHRKLGGNFTFLVLTDREDLDTQIYKTFAGCGVVDNDRDPCRASSGDDLRQLLGRHKSHIFSLIQKFHKDVSLEEEYTLRNDIIVITDEAHRTQYGTLALNMRSALPNAGYIGFTGTPLFTDDEITRRVFGEYVSTYDFQRAVEDQATLPLYYDARGDKLGVAINDLNDRIAAKLEELEIDDIDVQQRLERELRRDYHIVTHGDRLNQVAQDFVLHYSSAWESGKAMFVCIDKITCVRMHKLIGFYWDQRIRELEKKLASAADAQDEQYRLRQIEWMRRTRMAVVVSEEQGEVEKFRKWDLGIQPHRRLIKEGMDLPESMRGLPQYRSMQRLALDDAFKTPEHPFRIAIVCAMWLTGFDVPCLSTLYLDKPLKAHTLMQAIARANRVHEGKNNGMIVDYCGILKDLRKALATFAGTGGEGGTGGETNPARPGQELLADLAEAIAFVRAFLADREASLDDIITKTGFDRNAAILAAKEAVNENDETRKRFELTCRAVFVKFKACINENGVHAHRAERDAINVIYKSLQQDREEADTTDIIRKLYEVVDKAIKVRPTPATENTEVYDISKIDFDRLRKEFERIRAKRTTVQNLKAVIELRLEQLLRQNPLRTDFQKRYEEIVANYNREKDRVTIERTFEELMRIIQDIDDEGSRAVREGLDEESLALFDLLRKPELSAQEIKRIKTVAVDLLQTVKNRINEIDDWESREATRDSIRLTIRDFLWSDTTGLPADHYSEDDVHVRAEEIYRHVYRVYPTLPSPYYGAHAA encoded by the coding sequence ATGACCCCGACTCCCTACACCGAAGACACCCTGGTCCAGGAGACCACGGCCGAGTTCATGGATCAGGAACTCGGCTGGAAGTCGGTTTATGCGTACAACAAAGAGGACTTCGGGCCGGACAGTCTTTTGGGGCGGGCGTCGGATCGGGAGGTGGTGCTGGTCCGTACGTTGCGGGGCAAGCTGGTGGAGCTGAATCAGGGTTTGCCGGATGTTGCCTATGACGAGGCCGTGCGCCAAATCACGACCATCAGTGCGGCGCAATCGCTCCTGGCGACGAACCGGGAGAAACACAATCTGCTCCGGGACGGGGTGCAGGTGGGTTTCCGCAATGCCAAGGGCGAATTGGAACGCAGGCGGCTGCGCCTGTTCGACTTCAATAATCCCTTGAACAACGATTTCCTTTGCGTGCGTGAGCTGTGGGTGCGCGGCGATCTGTACCGCCGCCGGGCCGATATCGTGGGCTTCGTGAACGGTCTGCCGCTGCTCTTCATGGAGTGCAAGAACGTCTACAAGGACCTGCAAACTGCCTATGAGCGCAACTACAAGGACTACCTGGACACCATCCCGCACCTGTTCCACCACAATGTCCTGATCGTGCTCGGCAACGGTATCGAGGCCAGGCTGGGTTCCCTGGGCAGCCCGTACAAGTTTTTTCACGACTGGAAGCGATTGGACGAGGACGAGCCGGACGTGGTGGACATGGCGACCCTGCTCAAAGGTATTTGCGCCAAAGCCAATTTCATCGATCTGGTGGAAAATTTCATTCTTTTCGATGAATCCGCCGGTCAGGCCAGGAAAATTCTGGCCCGCAACCACCAATTCCTGGGCGTCAACCGGGCCGTTCAGGCAGTCCGCGACCGCGAAGCCCGAAACGGAAAGCTCGGTGTCTTCTGGCACACCCAGGGCGCGGGCAAAAGCTATTCCATGGTCTTTTTCACCCGCAAGGTGCACCGCAAGCTGGGCGGCAACTTCACCTTCCTGGTCCTGACCGACCGGGAAGATCTGGACACGCAAATCTACAAGACATTCGCCGGGTGCGGCGTGGTGGACAACGACCGTGATCCGTGCCGGGCTTCCAGCGGTGATGATCTCAGGCAATTGCTGGGCCGGCACAAGTCTCATATTTTTTCGTTGATCCAGAAATTCCACAAGGATGTCTCACTCGAAGAGGAATACACTTTACGCAACGACATCATCGTGATCACGGACGAGGCCCACCGGACCCAATACGGCACCCTGGCCCTGAACATGCGCAGTGCCCTGCCCAATGCCGGCTACATCGGTTTCACCGGCACGCCCCTGTTCACGGACGACGAGATCACGAGGCGGGTGTTCGGGGAGTATGTCTCAACCTACGACTTTCAGCGGGCCGTGGAGGATCAGGCCACTTTGCCGCTGTATTACGATGCACGGGGAGACAAGCTGGGCGTGGCCATCAACGATCTGAACGACCGGATCGCCGCGAAACTGGAAGAGCTGGAAATCGACGACATTGACGTGCAGCAACGCCTGGAGCGGGAGCTGAGGCGGGACTATCACATCGTCACGCATGGGGACCGGCTCAACCAGGTGGCCCAGGATTTCGTGCTCCATTATTCCTCGGCCTGGGAATCCGGCAAAGCCATGTTCGTCTGCATCGACAAGATCACTTGCGTCAGAATGCACAAGCTGATCGGGTTCTACTGGGATCAGCGCATTCGTGAACTGGAGAAGAAACTGGCTTCCGCCGCGGATGCGCAGGATGAACAGTATCGGCTCCGTCAGATCGAGTGGATGCGCCGGACGCGCATGGCCGTCGTGGTCAGCGAGGAACAGGGCGAGGTGGAGAAGTTCAGAAAGTGGGACTTGGGCATCCAGCCGCACCGCCGGCTGATCAAGGAGGGCATGGACCTGCCCGAGTCCATGCGCGGCCTGCCCCAGTACAGGAGTATGCAGCGACTGGCCCTGGACGACGCCTTCAAGACGCCGGAACATCCTTTCCGGATCGCCATAGTCTGCGCCATGTGGCTGACCGGCTTCGACGTGCCCTGCCTCTCCACCCTGTACCTGGATAAGCCGCTCAAGGCGCACACCCTGATGCAGGCCATCGCCCGGGCCAACCGCGTTCACGAGGGCAAGAACAACGGCATGATCGTGGACTACTGCGGCATTCTGAAGGACCTGCGCAAGGCTCTGGCCACGTTTGCAGGGACAGGCGGTGAAGGCGGCACGGGCGGAGAGACCAATCCGGCCAGGCCGGGCCAGGAATTGCTAGCCGACCTGGCTGAGGCCATCGCCTTTGTGCGGGCTTTTCTCGCTGATCGTGAGGCCTCTCTGGACGATATCATCACGAAAACAGGTTTTGACCGCAACGCGGCCATATTGGCGGCCAAGGAGGCGGTCAACGAGAACGACGAGACCCGCAAGCGGTTCGAGCTCACCTGCCGGGCCGTGTTCGTGAAGTTCAAGGCCTGCATCAATGAGAACGGGGTGCATGCCCACCGGGCGGAACGTGATGCGATCAATGTGATCTACAAAAGCCTCCAGCAGGACCGCGAGGAAGCGGATACCACGGACATTATCCGAAAATTGTACGAGGTGGTGGACAAGGCCATCAAGGTACGGCCGACACCCGCGACGGAAAACACGGAAGTCTATGATATCAGCAAAATCGACTTTGACCGGCTGCGCAAGGAATTTGAACGTATTCGGGCCAAGCGGACCACTGTCCAGAATCTGAAAGCAGTCATCGAACTCCGCCTTGAACAATTGCTCCGCCAAAATCCGCTGCGCACGGATTTCCAGAAACGCTACGAGGAAATCGTTGCCAACTACAACCGGGAGAAGGACCGGGTGACCATTGAGAGAACCTTCGAAGAACTGATGCGGATCATTCAGGATATTGACGACGAAGGAAGCCGGGCCGTGCGCGAAGGCTTGGATGAAGAGTCCCTGGCCCTGTTTGACCTGTTGCGCAAACCGGAGCTTTCCGCCCAGGAGATCAAGCGGATCAAGACCGTGGCCGTGGACCTTTTGCAAACCGTCAAGAACCGAATCAACGAGATCGATGATTGGGAAAGCCGGGAAGCCACCAGGGACAGTATCCGTCTGACGATCCGGGATTTTCTCTGGAGCGACACAACCGGCCTGCCGGCTGACCACTATTCCGAGGACGACGTGCATGTCCGGGCTGAAGAAATTTACCGCCACGTCTACCGCGTCTATCCAACCCTGCCCTCCCCCTACTATGGAGCGCATGCGGCATAA
- a CDS encoding Fic family protein — protein MKRSGLHNLLALGEGFTTEFKRSSTSNLGREICAFANATGGVILLGVTDMGEVSGVKDHNRLKSEVQAIARSAEPPIAVEIESVGEVLAVRVPAQYSKPYSFGGKFFIREGASSQQMSRSEIREFFYKEGLIHFDETPCERFSLADDLTAEVWERFRRRARIPANMEALTALENLHLVKDEKVTHAGAWLLAKDITKFNTSAAVACALFMGTDKVRILDRRGFSEDIYSMIGQVMDWILSKINVEYIIKHVKREERPELPEEAMREAVVNALVHRDYRSTASVHVYLFKDRLEIVSPGGLPAGMTEADLGVKSIPRNPLLFAMLHRMEAVEHIGSGIKRIRNLCREYGVAEPKLEVSEHWFTVVFPRSELPEGGGQAGIPTEAGRDQVEAQGGQVGTKSGPSQEGRESNATQSPTQSPTQSPTQSFAPVDRLLSELEHGEKSSGELRDALNLSHRPTFRNNYLHPALEIGLIELTIPEKPTSSKQRYRLTAKGRDFLAKLEQPR, from the coding sequence ATGAAACGATCCGGCCTCCACAACCTTCTCGCCCTCGGCGAAGGCTTCACCACCGAGTTCAAGCGCTCCAGCACCTCGAACCTCGGGCGGGAGATCTGCGCCTTTGCCAACGCCACGGGCGGGGTGATCCTGCTCGGCGTTACCGACATGGGGGAGGTTTCCGGGGTCAAGGATCACAACAGGCTCAAGTCCGAAGTGCAGGCCATTGCCCGTTCGGCCGAGCCGCCGATTGCGGTGGAGATCGAAAGTGTGGGTGAGGTGCTGGCGGTCAGGGTGCCGGCCCAGTACAGCAAACCTTACTCCTTTGGCGGCAAGTTCTTTATTCGCGAAGGGGCTTCGTCCCAACAGATGTCCCGCTCCGAGATCCGCGAGTTTTTCTACAAGGAAGGGTTGATCCACTTCGATGAAACACCCTGCGAGCGGTTTTCCCTGGCGGATGATCTAACGGCTGAGGTTTGGGAGCGCTTTCGCCGCCGAGCCAGAATTCCCGCCAATATGGAGGCACTCACGGCTCTGGAAAATCTGCATCTGGTCAAGGACGAAAAAGTGACCCACGCCGGGGCTTGGCTGCTGGCCAAGGACATCACCAAATTCAACACCAGCGCAGCCGTCGCCTGCGCCCTGTTCATGGGCACGGACAAGGTGCGGATTCTCGACCGGCGCGGTTTTTCCGAAGACATCTACTCCATGATCGGCCAAGTCATGGATTGGATTCTGTCGAAGATCAATGTCGAGTACATCATCAAGCATGTAAAGCGCGAGGAACGGCCGGAGTTGCCGGAAGAAGCGATGCGGGAGGCTGTGGTGAATGCCCTGGTGCATCGGGATTACCGCTCCACGGCCAGCGTGCATGTCTATCTGTTCAAGGACCGGCTTGAAATCGTCAGCCCCGGCGGCCTGCCCGCCGGGATGACCGAGGCCGATCTCGGCGTGAAGAGCATCCCGCGCAATCCCTTGCTCTTTGCCATGCTGCACCGCATGGAGGCGGTGGAACACATCGGCTCGGGCATCAAGCGCATCCGCAACCTCTGTCGGGAGTACGGGGTTGCCGAACCAAAGCTTGAGGTGTCGGAACATTGGTTCACCGTGGTTTTCCCAAGGTCGGAATTACCGGAGGGCGGTGGGCAGGCTGGAATTCCCACGGAAGCGGGTCGAGACCAGGTGGAAGCCCAAGGGGGCCAAGTCGGGACCAAGTCGGGACCAAGTCAAGAAGGGAGAGAAAGCAATGCGACCCAGTCACCGACCCAGTCACCGACCCAGTCACCGACCCAGTCCTTCGCCCCAGTCGATCGGTTGTTGAGCGAACTTGAGCACGGGGAGAAATCATCAGGAGAACTGCGGGATGCATTGAATCTTAGCCATCGGCCTACGTTTCGCAACAATTACCTACACCCGGCCCTCGAAATCGGCCTGATCGAATTGACCATCCCTGAAAAGCCCACCAGCAGTAAACAACGATATCGTCTGACGGCAAAGGGACGCGACTTTCTTGCTAAACTGGAGCAGCCACGATGA